A single window of Oreochromis aureus strain Israel breed Guangdong linkage group 7, ZZ_aureus, whole genome shotgun sequence DNA harbors:
- the si:dkey-88l16.3 gene encoding low-density lipoprotein receptor-related protein 2 isoform X1, whose protein sequence is MDWCLLVCLIFLAHLRVFRGQISECSHDQWQCDDGWCIPAIWRCDGDGDCLDGSDEVDCTGLRGSDCPPGQFPCVDSVGCVKASARCDGQKQCPTGSDEENCPVTEGCLDSDWTCQNHICISKELRCNGVDDCVDNSDEKDCGLCSEGSIRCPEGTCLPAEEQCDGTFHCSDESDEPITCGRVCLMDNGGCSHVCTDEPRGVLCSCPAGYKLSPNGTDCEDLDECAPPFDSCAHHCSNTIGSYYCYCREGFKLNENSTCVASANPVRLLLVGGTALGLLNVKSQQFEIIQSSTFDSVALAFDVARGWYYWADSRGNIYKSDGQQSWTAYTGEPGIKGLACDWLNGNLFWTNEKTESIYLQSSDGKSYTALLSKNIRPSELVVMPVESLMFWINTGPGDRATIEKSWMDASERRSLAVITAQSAHSLTADVAARRLYWISDFKRSIETVKVDGSGRYSYTGLFSRRAPLSLAVFESSFYWVDNKGLWQAPQTQLSQRKFIWEPTLPVLAVYHELQQPQGYSACAKTPCRLCQLTKGNPLGFTCSCPNLKLLLLDGTCENPRFLYATNTEIILLELEEKGFTESQLFTTNEGILSFEIDWDRDWLYWANQTGHIQRISLTEVTTELVPTPLPVCLLNVDQRSGSLYWVSCHRNTIGTITADGYYPKQLYYTTKEIKNLYLDWLRGTIIWLEEDRILSMSMLGGDAKELLHIAEGVSGGIAFDLRANSLLWNSKMAGLTTLSLLRERSHQAGRRWKISGSVVAALEPFLLSVSDNVMTLWDQRDGSPIQDAAVTGHVIRVITALIDIQTVQTCRKPSFLCRHSSVCLSEAQLCDGKKDCPDGDDEFCPGACLSIGEFECQDRSSCISRRLVCDGRSDCTDGSDEADCPNAAPRTSRANVMKCRRGSKPCEDGKDCVLYSHVCDGEDDCEDGSDELGCDALQQNMTTTKTNKDQSNKTPGSTTHSPRTLLACTSPSVLCPSSAYLCISPDQFCNGHSDCPDGFDEKNCVKSCPSKNDFLCKDRRSCISKSLVCDGLFQCQDGSDELNCPSVAAPADQDVLQCHRNAKMCNDGTECVLLSHVCDGEKDCMDGSDEEGCPGICKKGEFQCAHGKMCIPEAQVCDGRLQCRDHSDEADCQKPIKSCEHRCADGKRCIPKKFLCDGEKDCVDGSDEVGCNQAAAPSSESPVFTASPCVAPSVLCPGSSLCISQNQLCDGQRDCPDGSDENDCAVQCVNPTDFLCKDHMGCVSKSLVCDGRRHCQDGSDELNCPSVTAPAAKDDVLQCHRNAKPCSDGTECVLLSHVCDGEKHCMDGSDENDCAVQCVNPTDFLCKDHMGCVSKSLVCDGRRHCQDGSDELNCPSAAAPAAKDVLQCHRNAKMCSDGTECVLLSHVCDGEKDCMDGSDEEGCPGICKKGEFQCAHGKMCIPEAQVCDGRLQCRDHSDEADCQKPIKSCDHRCADGKRCIPKKFLCDGEKDCVDGSDEVSCNQAAAPSSESPVFTFASPCVAPSVLCPGSSLCISQNQLCDGQRDCPDGFDENGCAVQCENPNDFLCSNEKKCVPGMQVCDGRAQCPDGSDEKLCQSPNPTATSSMSGFGTRPTPLRCRIGFKRCKNGHECVMYSHVCDGEKDCSDGSDEEGCVADGASMTTDTETLSSTGSPSINLHTEQPCISPSILCPDSSLCIEPAQVCDGKQDCPDGSDEKCAKKCPDDRDFLCKDRRSCLSKSLVCDGLSHCQDGSDELNCPSAAAPAAKDNVLQCHRNAKLCSDGTECVVLSHVCDGEKDCMDGSDEEGCQNTCKRGEFQCAHGKMCIPEAQVCDGRLQCRDHSDEADCQKPIKSCEHRCADGKRCIPKKFLCDGEKDCVDGSDEVGCNQAAAPSSESPVFTASPCVAPSVLCPKSSLCISQNQLCDGQRDCPDGSDENDCAVQCVNPTDFLCKDHMGCVSKDLVCDGRRHCQDGSDELNCPSVTAPAAKDDVLQCHRNAKPCSDGTECVLLSHVCDGEKDCMDGSDEEGCPGICKKGEFQCAHGKMCIPEAQVCDGRLQCRDHSDEADCQKPIKSCEHRCADGKRCIPKKFLCDGEKDCVDGSDEVGCNYNTATTKAPAFPFASPCTPPSVLCPRSSLCIAKHQLCDGQRDCPDGFDENSCMVHCENSNDFLCSDHKRCIPEMQVCDGRAQCPDGSDEKHCQSPNPTATSSDELSTRSTPLKCRNGFKLCDDGLECVMYSHLCDGEKDCKDGSDEEGCAIQCKAGEFQCSHGKKCLPQERVCDGQNDCQDRSDETDCSVMTEGCHQRCDNNTRCIPKSFLCDGERDCADGSDEENCGLVSCADHQYRCASGQCVSEALRCDGYADCSDGSDEMHCSRPPRCLTQLRCPHTHECLQKEWLCDGEDDCQDGSDEKNCNAPPAKCLKFQWQCGDSSQCVPLSWRCDGRKDCYNGIDEEKCSQKICPSHLYQCGSGECVDTNLVCNGITNCADGSDEGVNCVQRSCSSPSAPFCDHSCVSTPYGPKCYCAAGFKLMPRATHCVDIDECTTAPHAVCNHICRNTRGSYSCHCHPGFYLEPDNKSCKTKDEPLLLASVQSDLFLLGVHSSTLRLLTSTSRPAFSLDYHWVQQRIYWLSTDYQSIRWVDMTNPDNRGNLVKGVKSDFIAVDWVGKNLYWVDGLVGQILAVKLSNTTVRSQDCTVVLGEDLEQPSSLVLLPHKGLMLWSEIGSTPQIKQSGMDGSERKVVVSHSLSWPVSLAYDLLDNRVYWADEKLRCIGSASLDGGNIKILQLAETPNPFSVVVFNDRVFWSDTKRRVIRSADKNTGKDQKVVLKRPGQPFGLKLMHALSQPAVPSPCDHLRCSHICLLAPPVTGRFAVCRCPKGLLLSKDNITCSQPRDSSFILLLSQNTIYQIYLRSLRRDGVALKKMPNSRVLALPDVNEAMGLDISTQELYVAYVGSVDVLKMGSYRSRQGLTPAGQVLKLKDDSVTALAVDWVTSNLYWSSRSRPNIHVTSRNGGYTMSLLQGSLTVTTSIALHPFSGRLCYTAVVMAGGRTQTEVVCAWMDGRNKAVLWGKSRIPNSLVFINNGSRIYWADTDAGVISSIGVDGSGYKQFKAGPIISFTYTENILFWVTQGKDVTKLWFSDGLQSKQLWFETKTSVVEVRAYSNDSQSGSNSCSKNNGGCVHLCLAYPGGRTCKCGRGFYSINVTSCAPIPSCDPGEESCFDRSKCISSSKFCDGQVDCPDQSDEQDCPASNATSFGTKATDGHPLDSLSSSSYPSPPNVEKNSVKKSASCDLQRCKGRGNCIAEGKVTRCQCLSGYKGEFCQEEERQSHVGVILGVFCVIAALIVAGFIFTKRRGWELIRSRSTDKENLMSNMALSSDLESDSEEVDSPADVNPRAQLD, encoded by the exons ATGGATTGGTGCCTGttggtttgtttgatttttctggCGCATTTGAGAGTTTTCAGAg GACAAATCTCGGAGTGCAGTCATGACCAGTGGCAGTGTGACGATGGATGGTGTATCCCTGCTATTTGGAGATGTGATGGAGATGGAGATTGTCTGGATGGATCAGATGAAGTGGATTGCACTG GACTCCGAGGCTCTGATTGTCCACCAGGTCAGTTTCCTTGTGTGGACTCTGTTGGCTGTGTTAAAGCATCGGCCCGCTGCGATGGACAAAAACAATGTCCCACTGGCTCCGATGAGGAGAACTGTCCAGTCACAGAGGGCTGCCTGGACTCTGACTGGACATGTCAAAACCACATCTGTATCTCTAAAGAGCTGAGGTGCAATGGAGTAGATGACTGCGTGGACAACTCTGATGAAAAGGACTGTG gtCTGTGCAGTGAGGGCAGCATACGGTGTCCTGAGGGGACATGTCTACCTGCTGAGGAGCAGTGTGATGGCACGTTTCACTGTTCTGATGAAAGCGACGAGCCCATAACCTGCG GGCGTGTCTGCCTTATGGACAATGGTGGATGCAGCCATGTCTGCACTGATGAACCCAGGGGAGTTCTGTGTTCTTGTCCTGCTGGATATAAGCTGTCTCCCAATGGAACAGACTGTGAAG ATTTGGATGAATGTGCTCCACCTTTCGACTCCTGTGCTCATCACTGCAGTAACACCATCGGTTCTTACTATTGCTACTGCAGAGAGGGATTCAAACTAAATGAAAACTCAACATGTGTGGCTTCAG CTAATCCTGTCCGATTGCTGCTGGTTGGTGGGACAGCTTTAGGATTATTGAATGTGAAATCTCAACAGTTTGAAATTATTCAGAGTTCAACATTTGACTCTGTGGCCTTGGCGTTTGATGTTGCGCGGGGGTGGTACTACTGGGCTGACAGCCGTGGCAACATTTACAAAAGTGATGGACAGCAAAGCTGGACAGCCTATACTG GAGAGCCTGGAATCAAAGGTTTAGCTTGTGACTGGCTCAATGGGAATCTGTTCTGGACCAATGAGAAGACGGAGTCCATCTACCTGCAGAGTTCTGATGGAAAAAGTTACACTGCTCTGCTCAGCAAAAACATCAGGCCCTCAGAGCTGGTCGTTATGCCTGTAGAAAG CTTGATGTTCTGGATCAATACGGGTCCAGGTGACAGGGCGACAATAGAAAAGTCTTGGATGGATGCCTCAGAAAGAAGATCTCTGGCGGTCATCACTGCTCAGTCTGCCCACAGCCTCACTGCTGATGTAGCTGCCAGACGGCTGTACTGGATCAGTGACTTTAAGAGG TCCATAGAGACTGTGAAGGTGGATGGGAGTGGCCGTTACTCCTACACAGGACTGTTCAGCAGGAGAGCACCACTGAGCCTTGCTGTGTTTGAAAGTTCATTTTATTGGGTTGATAACAAAGGACTCTGGCAGGCTCCACAGACTCAACTGAGCCAGAGAAAATTTATATGGGAACCCACACTGCCAGTATTAGCTGTTTACCATGAGCTGCAGCAGCCTCAAG GTTATTCTGCATGTGCAAAAACACCCTGTCGCCTCTGCCAGCTAACTAAAGGCAACCCTCTTGGATTCACCTGCTCTTGTCCAAACCTCAAATTGCTGCTGCTGGATGGGACATGTGAAA ATCCACGGTTTCTCTATGCTACAAATACGGAAATCATCTTGTTGGAGTTGGAAGAAAAAGGGTTTACTGAAAGCCAGCTGTTCACCACCAATGAGGGGATCCTCTCTTTTGAGATTGACTGGGACAGAGACTGGCTTTACTGGGCAAACCAAACTGGCCACATTCAACGCATCAGTTTAACGGAGGTCACCACTGAGCTGGTCCCAACACCTTTGCCAG tTTGTCTGCTAAATGTGGACCAGAGGAGCGGAAGCCTTTATTGGGTGTCATGTCATCGAAACACCATCGGAACAATCACAGCAGACGGCTACTACCCAAAGCAGCTTTACTACACGACAAAGGAGATTAAAAACTTGTATCTGGACTGGCTGCGGGGTACTATCATCTGGCTAGAAGAAGATCGAATTCTCAGCATGAGCATGTTGGGCGGTGACGCTAAAGAGCTGCTGCACATAGCTGAAGGAGTGAGTGGGGGCATCGCTTTTGACCTCAGGGCTAATAGTCTGCTGTGGAACTCAAAAATGGCAG GCTTAACAACATTAAGTTTGCTGCGAGAGAGAAGCCACCAAGCTGGAAGAAGATGGAAGATTTCAGGCTCAGTCGTAGCTGCCCTCGAGCCCTTTCTCTTGTCAGTTTCAGACAACGTAATGACTCTGTGGGATCAGCGTGATGGGAGCCCCATTCAAGATGCAGCTGTGACGGGTCATGTGATCAGAGTAATCACTGCTCTCATAGATATCCAGACAGTTCAGA CCTGTAGGAAACCATCGTTTTTGTGCAGACACTCGTCAGTCTGCCTCTCAGAAGCTCAGCTGTGTGACGGGAAAAAGGACTGCCCGGACGGGGATGACGAGTTTTGTCCTGGGGCTTGTCTGTCTATAG GGGAGTTCGAATGCCAGGACCGGAGCAGTTGCATTTCCAGACGTCTTGTGTGTGATGGTCGGTCTGATTGTACTGATGGCTCGGATGAGGCTGATTGTCCGAATGCAGCTCCTCGTACAAGTCGGGCAAATGTGATGAAATGTCGCAGAGGCTCAAAGCCATGTGAAGATGGCAAAGACTGTGTTTTATATAGTCACGTGTGTGATGGAGAGGACGACTGTGAGGATGGATCAGATGAACTGGGCTGCG ATGCCCTGCAACAGAACATGACTACCACAAAAACTAATAAGGACCAATCAAACAAAACTCCAGGTTCTACCACTCATTCTCCTCGAACTCTCCTGGCCTGCACCAGTCCCTCTGTCCTCTGTCCTTCTTCTGCTTACCTCTGCATATCTCCAGACCAGTTCTGCAATGGGCATAGTGACTGCCCTGACGGCTTTGACGAAAAGAACTGCGTAAAAAGTTGCCCCTCGAAAA ATGACTTTCTCTGCAAAGACCGAAGGAGCTGTATCTCCAAGAGTCTGGTTTGTGATGGACTCTTTCAGTGCCAGGATGGATCAGATGAGCTGAACTGTCCAAGTGTGGCCGCTCCTGCAGATCAAGATGTGCTGCAGTGCCACAGAAACGCAAAGATGTGTAATGATGGCACAGAGTGTGTTTTACTCAGCCACGTATGTGATGGAGAAAAAGACTGCATGGATGGATCTGATGAAGAAGGATGTCCAGGAATTTGCAAAAAAG GTGAGTTTCAGTGTGCCCATGGGAAAATGTGCATCCCCGAGGCTCAGGTGTGCGATGGGAGGTTGCAGTGTCGGGACCATTCAGATGAAGCTGACTGCCAGAAACCGATCAAGAGCTGTGAGCATCGCTGTGCTGACGGGAAGCGCTGCATCCCAAAGAAGTTCCTGTGTGATGGAGAAAAAGACTGTGTGGATGGCTCAGATGAAGTGGGCTGCA ATCAGGCTGCTGCTCCATCATCAGAGTCTCCTGTCTTCACTGCATCACCTTGCGTTGCTCCTTCAGTTCTCTGCCCTGGATCATCACTGTGTATCTCTCAAAATCAGCTCTGTGATGGACAGAGAGACTGCCCCGATGGATCTGATGAGAATGACTGTGCGGTCCAGTGTGTAAACCCAA ctGACTTTCTCTGCAAGGACCATATGGGCTGTGTCTCCAAGAGTCTGGTCTGTGATGGACGCCGTCATTGCCAGGATGGATCAGATGAGCTGAACTGTCCGAGTGTGACCGCTCCTGCAGCTAAAGATGATGTGCTGCAGTGCCATAGGAATGCAAAGCCGTGTAGTGATGGCACAGAGTGTGTTTTACTCAGCCACGTATGTGATGGAGAAAAACACTGCATGGATGGATCTGATGAGAATGACTGTGCAGTTCAGTGTGTAAACCCAA CTGACTTCCTCTGCAAGGACCATATGGGCTGTGTCTCCAAGAGTCTGGTCTGTGATGGACGCCGTCATTGCCAGGATGGATCAGATGAGCTGAACTGTCCGAGTGCGGCCGCTCCTGCAGCTAAAGATGTGCTGCAGTGCCACAGGAACGCAAAGATGTGCAGCGATGGCACAGAGTGTGTTTTACTCAGCCACGTATGTGATGGAGAAAAAGACTGCATGGATGGATCTGATGAAGAAGGATGTCCAGGAATTTGCAAAAAAG GTGAGTTTCAGTGTGCCCATGGGAAAATGTGCATCCCCGAGGCTCAGGTGTGCGATGGGAGGTTGCAGTGTCGGGACCATTCAGATGAAGCTGACTGCCAGAAACCGATCAAGAGCTGTGACCATCGTTGTGCTGACGGGAAGCGCTGCATCCCAAAGAAGTTCCTGTGTGATGGAGAAAAAGACTGTGTGGATGGCTCAGATGAAGTGAGCTGCA ATCAGGCTGCTGCTCCATCATCAGAGTCTCCCGTCTTCACTTTTGCATCACCTTGCGTTGCTCCTTCAGTTCTCTGCCCTGGATCATCACTGTGTATCTCGCAAAATCAGCTCTGTGATGGACAGAGAGACTGCCCCGATGGTTTTGACGAAAACGGCTGTGCGGTCCAGTGTGAAAACCCAA ATGACTTCTTGTGCAGCAACGAGAAAAAATGTGTCCCTGGAATGCAAGTGTGCGACGGCCGAGCCCAGTGTCCCGATGGCTCTGACGAGAAGCTCTGTCAATCACCTAATCCTACTGCCACCT CCTCCATGAGTGGCTTCGGCACCAGACCAACTCCTCTAAGATGCCGCATTGGTTTCAAACGATGTAAAAATGGCCATGAGTGCGTTATGTACAGCCATGTGTGTGATGGGGAGAAGGATTGCAGCGATGGCTCAGATGAAGAGGGATGTGTGGCTG ATGGTGCAAGTATGACTACTGACACAGAAACACTCAGCTCAACTGGATCTCCTTCCATCAACCTTCACACAGAGCAACCTTGCATCAGTCCTTCAATTCTGTGTCCAGATTCCTCTTTGTGCATAGAACCAGCACAGGTATGTGATGGAAAACAAGACTGCCCCGATGGCTCCGATGAGAAGTGCGCGAAGAAGTGTCCTGATGACAGAGACTTTCTCTGCAAGGACCGAAGGAGCTGTCTCTCCAAGAGTCTGGTCTGTGATGGACTCTCTCATTGTCAAGATGGATCAGATGAGCTGAACTGTCCGAGTGCGGCCGCTCCTGCAGCTAAAGATAATGTGCTGCAGTGCCATAGGAATGCAAAGCTGTGTAGTGATGGCACAGAGTGTGTTGTACTCAGCCATGTATGTGATGGAGAAAAAGACTGCATGGATGGATCTGATGAAGAAGGATGTCAAAATACCTGCAAAagag GTGAGTTTCAGTGTGCACATGGGAAAATGTGCATCCCCGAGGCTCAGGTGTGCGATGGGAGGTTGCAGTGTCGGGACCATTCAGATGAAGCTGACTGCCAGAAGCCGATCAAGAGCTGTGAGCATCGCTGTGCTGACGGGAAGCGCTGCATCCCAAAGAAGTTCCTGTGTGATGGAGAAAAAGACTGTGTGGATGGCTCAGATGAAGTGGGCTGCA ATCAGGCTGCTGCTCCATCATCAGAGTCTCCTGTCTTCACTGCATCACCTTGCGTTGCTCCTTCAGTTCTCTGCCCTAAATCATCACTGTGTATCTCTCAAAATCAGCTCTGTGATGGACAGAGAGACTGCCCCGATGGATCTGATGAGAATGACTGTGCGGTCCAGTGTGTAAACCCAA CTGACTTCCTCTGCAAGGACCATATGGGCTGTGTCTCCAAGGATCTGGTCTGTGATGGACGCCGTCATTGCCAGGATGGATCAGATGAGCTGAACTGTCCGAGTGTGACCGCTCCTGCAGCTAAAGATGATGTGCTGCAGTGCCACAGGAATGCAAAGCCGTGTAGTGATGGCACAGAGTGTGTTTTACTCAGCCACGTATGTGATGGAGAAAAAGACTGCATGGATGGATCTGATGAAGAAGGATGTCCAGGAATTTGCAAAAAAg GTGAGTTTCAGTGTGCCCATGGGAAAATGTGCATCCCCGAGGCTCAGGTGTGCGATGGGAGGTTGCAGTGTCGGGACCATTCAGATGAAGCTGACTGCCAGAAACCGATCAAGAGCTGTGAGCATCGCTGTGCTGACGGGAAGCGCTGCATCCCAAAGAAGTTCCTGTGTGATGGAGAAAAAGACTGTGTGGATGGCTCAGATGAAGTGGGCTGCA ACTACAACACTGCAACAACCAAGGCTCCAGCTTTTCCTTTTGCTTCACCATGCACTCCTCCTTCAGTTCTCTGCCCTCGATCCTCACTGTGCATTGctaaacatcagctgtgtgatgGACAAAGAGACTGCCCTGATGGATTTGATGAAAACAGCTGTATGGTTCATTGCGAAAACTCAA ATGACTTCTTGTGCAGTGACCACAAACGGTGTATCCCTGAAATGCAAGTGTGCGACGGCCGAGCCCAGTGTCCCGATGGCTCTGACGAGAAGCACTGTCAGTCACCAAATCCTACTGCCACCT CCTCTGATGAACTCAGCACCAGATCGACCCCTCTGAAGTGCCGCAATGGTTTTAAGCTGTGCGACGACGGCCTGGAGTGCGTCATGTACAGCCACTTATGTGATGGAGAAAAGGACTGCAAGGATGGGTCAGATGAAGAGGGATGTGCTATTCAGTGTAAAGCAG GTGAGTTCCAGTGTTCTCATGGGAAAAAATGCCTCCCACAAGAGCGAGTGTGTGACGGGCAAAATGACTGTCAGGACCGATCTGATGAAACTGACTGCTCAGTTATGACTGAGGGCTGCCATCAGCGCTGTGATAATAATACTCGCTGCATACCAAAGAGCTTCCTGTGTGATGGAGAGAGAGATTGTGCTGATGGGTCAGATGAAGAAAACTGTG GTTTGGTGTCTTGTGCGGATCATCAGTATCGATGCGCTAGCGGTCAGTGCGTGTCTGAGGCACTGAGATGTGACGGATATGCCGACTGCAGTGACGGCTCTGATGAGATGCACTGCTCGAGGCCCCCACGCTGCCTCACCCAACTCCGATGCCCACACACTCATGAGTGTTTGCAGAAAGAGTGGCTCTGCGACGGCGAGGACGACTGTCAGGATGGTTCAGACGAGAAG AACTGCAATGCTCCTCCAGCAAAGTGCTTAAAGTTCCAGTGGCAGTGTGGAGACAGCAGTCAGTGTGTTCCTCTGTCCTGGAGGTGTGACGGGAGGAAGGACTGTTACAATGGCATCGACGAGGAAAAAT GTAGCCAGAAAATATGCCCTTCTCATCTTTACCAGTGTGGCAGTGGAGAGTGTGTGGACACTAACCTGGTGTGTAATGGCATCACTAACTGTGCTGATGGCTCGGATGAGGGTGTGAATTGTGTGCAGCGCAGCTGCTCCAGTCCATCGGCTCCTTTCTGCGACCACAGCTGTGTCAGCACACCGTATGGTCCG AAGTGCTACTGTGCTGCGGGTTTCAAACTGATGCCCAGAGCCACGCACTGTGTGGACATCGATGAGTGTACAACAGCACCTCATGCCGTATGCAACCACATTTGTCGGAACACCCGTGGATCCTACAGCTGTCACTGCCACCCTGGCTTCTACCTGGAGCCTGATAACAAAAGCTGCAAGACAAAAG ATGAGCCCTTGCTTCTGGCATCAGTGCAGTCAGACTTGTTCCTGCTGGGAGTCCATAGCAGCACGCTGCGTCTCCTCACCTCCACCAGTCGACCCGCCTTCTCACTGGATTATCACTGGGTTCAACAGAGGATTTACTGGCTGAGCACTGACTACCAGAGCATCCGCTGGGTCGACATGACAAACCCAGATAACAGAGGAAACCTGGTCAAAG GTGTGAAGTCGGATTTTATCGCAGTGGACTGGGTGGGTAAGAATTTATACTGGGTGGATGGCCTGGTTGGTCAAATTCTGGCAGTGAAACTCAGCAACACCACAGTGAGGTCTCAGGACTGCACTGTGGTCCTGGGAGAAGATCTGGAGCAGCCAAGCTCCTTGGTTCTGCTGCCACATAAAGG GCTGATGCTGTGGTCTGAGATCGGCAGCACGCCTCAGATTAAGCAGTCTGGGATGGATGGTTCAGAGAGGAAGGTGGTGGTGAGCCACAGTTTGAGCTGGCCGGTCAGTTTGGCCTATGACCTCCTAGATAACAGAGTGTACTGGGCAGATGAGAAGCTGCGCTGCATTGGCTCAGCCTCTCTGGATGGAGGCAACATTAAG ATCCTTCAGTTGGCTGAAACTCCAAACCCTTTCTCAGTGGTGGTCTTCAACGATCGTGTTTTCTGGTCTGACACAAAGAGAAGAGTCATACGCTCAGCTGACAAGAACACTGGGAAAGACCAAAAGGTTGTTCTGAAGAGACCGGGACAGCCTTTTGGGTTAAAG CTGATGCATGCCCTTTCGCAGCCAGCTGTGCCCAGTCCTTGTGACCATCTGCGCTGCTCCCATATCTGCCTTCTGGCCCCCCCAGTGACGGGCAGATTTGCAGTATGTCGATGCCCGAAGGGCCTGTTGCTTTCAAAGGACAACATCACCTGCTCTCAGCCCAGGGATTCCTCTTTCATTCTGCTCCTGTCTCAAAACACAATCTACCAG ATTTACCTGCGCTCCTTGCGAAGGGATGGCGTCGCCCtgaaaaaaatgccaaacagcAGAGTCTTGGCTCTCCCAGATGTAAACGAAGCCATGGGGCTAGATATCTCCACCCAGGAGTTGTATGTGGCTTATGTGGGATCTGTGGATGTTCTGAAAATGGGCAGCTACCGATCAAGACAAGGACTCACACCTGCGGGACAAGTCCTAAAGCTGAAG GATGATTCAGTCACAGCTCTGGCAGTTGACTGGGTGACCTCTAACCTCTACTGGAGCAGCCGCTCGAGGCCCAACATCCATGTGACATCCCGCAATGGTGGCTACACCATGTCCCTCCTGCAGGGATCACTGACG GTTACCACATCCATCGCGTTACATCCCTTCTCAGGTCGACTTTGCTACACAGCAGTGGTCATGGCAGGTGGGAGGACCCAGACGGAGGTGGTCTGTGCCTGGATGGATGGCCGTAACAAAGCAGTGCTGTGGGGAAAGTCGAGGATCCCCAACTCCCTGGTGTTCATTAATAATGGTAGCAGAATCTACTGGGCTGACACTG atGCAGGAGTGATCAGCTCCATTGGAGTGGATGGTTCAGGATATAAACAGTTTAAGGCAGGACCCATTATTTCCTTTACATACACCGAGAACATCCTGTTCTGGGTCACACAGGGAAAGG ATGTGACCAAACTGTGGTTCAGTGATGGCCTCCAGTCTAAACAGTTGTGGTTTGAGACAAAGACCAGCGTGGTGGAAGTCAGAGCTTACAGCAATGACAGCCAGTCTG GAAGCAATAGCTGCTCCAAAAACAATGGCGGGTGTGTCCATCTGTGCTTGGCCTATCCCGGAGGCCGGACGTGTAAATGTGGGCGTGGCTTCTACAGCATAAATGTAACTTCTTGTGCCCCAATCCCCTCCTGTGACCCTGGAGAAGAATCCTGCTTTGACCGCAGCAAGTgcatcagcagcagcaagttCTGTGATGGACAGGTTGACTGCCCGGACCAGTCAGACGAACAGGACT GTCCAGCTTCAAATGCTACCTCATTTGGAACTAAAGCCACTGATGGCCACCCTCTGGATTCGTTGTCATCATCTTCCTACCCGTCTCCCCCCAATGTTGAGAAGAACTCGGTTAAAAAATCTGCATCCTGTGATCTGCAACGCTGCAAGGGTCGCGGGAACTGCATCGCGGAGGGTAAAGTCACTCGCTGCCAGTGTCTGTCTGGTTACAAAGGAGAGTTCTGTCAAGAGGAAGAAAGGCAAAGCCACGTGGGCGTGATCCTGGGTGTCTTCTGCGTCATTGCAGCGCTGATAGTCGCCGGCTTTATTTTCACTAAAAG GAGAGGATGGGAGCTCATCAGAAGCAGATCCACAGACAAAGAAAATCTCATGTCCAACATGGCTCTATCGAGTGATCTGGAGTCTGACTCTGAG GAGGTAGACTCCCCAGCTGACGTGAACCCCCGAGCACAGCTCGATTAG